In Isoptericola jiangsuensis, the following proteins share a genomic window:
- a CDS encoding SulP family inorganic anion transporter has product MPSEPRTVPDPATRPADVVPEATSSGSFRAAFSSGTRLRTEVLAGLVVALALIPEAIAFSIIAGVDPKIGLFAAFTMAVTISFVGGRPAMISAATGAVALVVAPVVRDHGLDHLVATVILGGLIQVALGLLGVARLMRFIPRSVMVGFVNALAILIFSSQLPHLFGDKVTADNRWWIYALVAAGLAIMVFFPRLTKVVPAPLVAIVLLTVVTVVAAIAVPTVGDEGELPSSLPTLFLPDVPFTLDTLRIIAPYALAMALVGLIESLLTAKLVDDVTDTHSNKTRESWGQGVANLVTGLFGGMGGCAMIGQTMINVKVSGARTRLSTFLAGVFLLILVVVLGDVVSVIPMAALVAVMIMVSVGTFDWHSVRPSTLRRMPLPETAVMLVTVGVTVWTHNLAYGVIAGVVVAAVLFAQRVAHLTTVTRLDDAPADDVRTYVVDGELFFASSNDLVYQFDYAGDPDRVVVDLSAAHVWDASTVAALDAVQHKYASKGKTVEFVGLNADSRARLDRLAGRLGGA; this is encoded by the coding sequence GTGCCGTCCGAGCCCCGCACCGTGCCCGACCCCGCAACCCGACCGGCGGACGTCGTCCCGGAGGCGACGTCGTCCGGCTCGTTCCGTGCCGCGTTCAGCTCGGGCACCCGCCTGCGCACCGAGGTGCTCGCCGGCCTCGTCGTCGCCCTCGCGCTCATCCCCGAGGCGATCGCGTTCTCCATCATCGCGGGCGTCGACCCGAAGATCGGGCTGTTCGCCGCGTTCACGATGGCGGTCACCATCTCGTTCGTCGGCGGCCGTCCCGCGATGATCTCCGCCGCGACCGGCGCCGTCGCGCTCGTCGTCGCACCCGTCGTGCGCGACCACGGCCTCGATCACCTCGTCGCCACGGTGATCCTCGGCGGGCTGATCCAGGTCGCGCTCGGCCTGCTCGGCGTCGCGCGGCTCATGCGGTTCATCCCGCGGTCCGTCATGGTGGGGTTCGTCAACGCCCTCGCCATCCTCATCTTCTCCTCCCAGCTGCCGCACCTGTTCGGCGACAAGGTCACCGCGGACAACCGCTGGTGGATCTACGCCCTGGTCGCCGCGGGCCTGGCGATCATGGTGTTCTTCCCGCGCCTGACGAAGGTCGTCCCGGCGCCGCTCGTCGCGATCGTCCTGCTCACCGTCGTCACCGTGGTGGCCGCCATCGCCGTGCCCACCGTCGGTGACGAGGGCGAGCTCCCGTCGTCGCTGCCCACGCTGTTCCTGCCCGACGTGCCGTTCACGCTCGACACGCTGCGCATCATCGCGCCGTACGCCCTCGCGATGGCGCTCGTCGGCCTCATCGAGTCGCTGCTCACCGCGAAGCTCGTCGACGACGTCACCGACACCCACTCGAACAAGACCCGCGAGTCGTGGGGGCAGGGCGTCGCGAACCTCGTCACCGGGCTCTTCGGCGGCATGGGCGGCTGCGCGATGATCGGCCAGACCATGATCAACGTGAAGGTGTCGGGCGCGCGCACCCGCCTGTCGACGTTCCTCGCGGGCGTCTTCCTGCTGATCCTCGTCGTGGTGCTCGGTGACGTCGTCTCGGTCATCCCCATGGCCGCCCTCGTCGCGGTGATGATCATGGTGTCCGTCGGCACGTTCGACTGGCACTCGGTGCGACCCTCCACCCTGCGCCGCATGCCGCTGCCCGAGACCGCCGTCATGCTGGTCACCGTCGGTGTCACCGTGTGGACGCACAACCTGGCGTACGGCGTCATCGCCGGCGTCGTCGTCGCGGCCGTGCTGTTCGCGCAGCGCGTCGCGCACCTGACGACGGTGACGCGCCTCGACGACGCGCCCGCCGACGACGTCCGCACCTACGTCGTCGACGGCGAGCTGTTCTTCGCGTCGTCCAACGACCTCGTCTACCAGTTCGACTACGCGGGCGACCCGGACCGCGTCGTCGTCGACCTGTCCGCCGCGCACGTGTGGGACGCGTCCACGGTGGCGGCGCTGGACGCCGTCCAGCACAAGTACGCGAGCAAGGGCAAGACGGTGGAGTTCGTCGGGCTCAACGCGGACAGCCGGGCGCGCCTCGACCGGCTCGCGGGGCGGCTGGGCGGGGCCTGA
- a CDS encoding carbohydrate ABC transporter permease: protein MADDAAVTTASESSATSSRPAAGTTRTGRPAAGRPAGGRQTNDKNLRKRLEIAFFVTPALAMLVLFVVWPVITAVQMSVYRWNGRGPMVDFVGLANYVSVLTDDVFVGSLVNNLVIVVASIAIQLPLGLAIALLLNRKMWGQGMLRTIIFVPYVLAEVVAGVIWFQLLQPYYGVLDTLLQAVGLEPPPQGWLGDPDLALWTVLVILTWKYLGLAVILFLAGLQGVPDELYEAAQLDGASWWQVQRRITIPLLGPTIRTWGFLSMIGSLQLFDMVWILTKGGPANATSTMAIFLVNEGTRSNNFGIAGAASVVLFGIALVMAVLYQRLILNRDKGVA from the coding sequence ATGGCAGACGACGCAGCCGTCACGACGGCCTCCGAGTCGTCTGCCACCTCCTCCCGCCCGGCCGCCGGCACGACCCGCACGGGTCGTCCGGCGGCCGGGCGACCGGCGGGAGGTCGGCAGACGAACGACAAGAACCTCCGCAAGCGCCTGGAGATCGCGTTCTTCGTGACCCCGGCCCTCGCGATGCTCGTCCTCTTCGTCGTCTGGCCGGTCATCACGGCCGTCCAGATGTCCGTCTACCGCTGGAACGGGCGAGGTCCCATGGTGGACTTCGTCGGGCTCGCGAACTACGTGTCGGTCCTCACCGACGACGTGTTCGTCGGCTCCCTCGTCAACAACCTCGTGATCGTCGTCGCGTCGATCGCGATCCAGCTCCCGCTCGGCCTCGCCATCGCGCTGCTCCTCAACCGCAAGATGTGGGGCCAGGGCATGCTGCGCACGATCATCTTCGTGCCGTACGTCCTGGCGGAGGTCGTCGCCGGCGTCATCTGGTTCCAGCTCCTCCAGCCGTACTACGGCGTCCTCGACACCCTCTTGCAGGCCGTCGGGCTCGAACCGCCGCCCCAGGGCTGGCTCGGCGACCCCGACCTCGCGCTGTGGACCGTCCTGGTCATCCTCACCTGGAAGTACCTCGGCCTCGCCGTCATCCTCTTCCTCGCCGGCCTCCAGGGCGTGCCCGACGAGCTGTACGAGGCCGCGCAGCTCGACGGCGCCTCCTGGTGGCAGGTCCAGCGGCGCATCACCATCCCGCTGCTCGGCCCCACCATCCGCACCTGGGGCTTCCTGTCCATGATCGGTTCGCTCCAGCTGTTCGACATGGTCTGGATCCTCACCAAGGGCGGACCCGCGAACGCCACCAGCACCATGGCGATCTTCCTCGTCAACGAGGGCACCCGGAGCAACAACTTCGGCATCGCCGGCGCCGCCTCCGTGGTCCTGTTCGGGATCGCGCTCGTCATGGCGGTGCTCTACCAGCGACTCATCCTCAACCGTGACAAGGGGGTGGCGTGA
- a CDS encoding glycoside hydrolase family 3 N-terminal domain-containing protein, giving the protein MPTTHPAAMPRVSDRVAALHAEMTLEEKLAQIVGYWLDQGGEVVAPMQGEMAAGQAGSDKLGEITRHGIGHYTRVYGTRPVDPAERASWLWTEQQRLKAETRLGIPALVHEECLTGLAAWKAATFPTPLAWGAAFDPELVAEMGAAIGESMRELGIHQGLAPVLDVVRDPRWGRVDECIGEDPYLVGTVGTAYVQGLQSAGVHATLKHFVGYSGSRAGRNHAPVPAGRREIADVYLPPFEMAVKDGHVRSVMASYVDVDGVPLHASSEYLTDLLREQWGFDGTVVADYFGVAFLEVMHHVAADRADAAGQALAAGLDIELPTGDAFLAPLAAAVRDGRVDEALVDRAVLRALAQKEELGLLDADAFAGPAPTQIDLDTPRHRAIARRLAAESVVLLSNDGILPLAGRPTTPQRVAVVGPNAHRADALMGCYSFANHVLAHHPEHELGFEIPTVLDALGGAFADAGTARPALVHARGCEVEGEDTSGFAEAVAAATSSDVAVVVVGDQAGLFGRGSVGEGNDTETLDLPGVQRQLVEEIVATGTPVVMVVVSGRPYAIDWALDGDRRPGAVVQAFFPGEEGGTAIAGVLTGAVNPSGRLPVSLPRSAGAQPYSYLHPALGGPSDVTSADSTPLRPFGFGLSYTEYAYTDLAVAPTAGTDAGITVSVRVTNTGDVDGADTVQLYGRDVVGSVARPLVQLLGYRRVPLAAGESAVVTFDVPATRLAFTDRRGVRVVEPGDLEVWVGSHVAAVAGDAQEHDDATGGAISNAKAAAKRELPGSATERAVVRLTGDVHALTGDEPRLVGVTVTHD; this is encoded by the coding sequence ATGCCCACCACGCACCCCGCCGCGATGCCGCGGGTCTCCGACCGCGTCGCCGCCCTCCACGCCGAGATGACCCTCGAGGAGAAGCTCGCGCAGATCGTCGGCTACTGGCTCGACCAGGGCGGCGAGGTCGTCGCCCCCATGCAGGGCGAGATGGCCGCCGGGCAGGCCGGCTCCGACAAGCTCGGCGAGATCACCCGCCACGGCATCGGCCACTACACCCGCGTGTACGGCACCCGCCCCGTCGACCCCGCCGAGCGCGCCTCCTGGCTGTGGACCGAGCAGCAGCGGCTCAAGGCCGAGACCCGCCTCGGCATCCCCGCGCTCGTCCACGAGGAGTGCCTCACCGGCCTCGCCGCGTGGAAGGCCGCCACGTTCCCCACCCCGCTGGCCTGGGGCGCCGCGTTCGACCCCGAGCTCGTCGCCGAGATGGGCGCCGCCATCGGCGAGTCCATGCGCGAGCTCGGCATCCACCAGGGCCTCGCCCCCGTGCTCGACGTCGTGCGCGACCCCCGCTGGGGCCGCGTCGACGAGTGCATCGGCGAGGACCCCTACCTCGTCGGCACCGTCGGCACCGCGTACGTGCAGGGCCTCCAGTCCGCCGGCGTGCACGCCACCCTCAAGCACTTCGTGGGCTACTCCGGCTCCCGCGCCGGCCGCAACCACGCCCCCGTGCCCGCCGGACGCCGCGAGATCGCCGACGTCTACCTGCCGCCCTTCGAGATGGCGGTCAAGGACGGTCACGTGCGCTCCGTCATGGCGTCGTACGTCGACGTCGACGGCGTCCCCCTGCACGCGTCGTCCGAGTACCTCACCGACCTGCTGCGCGAGCAGTGGGGCTTCGACGGGACCGTCGTCGCCGACTACTTCGGCGTCGCGTTCCTCGAGGTGATGCACCACGTCGCCGCCGACCGCGCCGACGCCGCCGGGCAAGCGCTCGCCGCCGGGCTCGACATCGAGCTCCCCACCGGTGACGCGTTCCTCGCGCCCCTCGCCGCCGCCGTCCGCGACGGCCGCGTCGACGAAGCCCTCGTCGACCGCGCCGTCCTGCGCGCCCTCGCGCAGAAGGAAGAGCTCGGCCTCCTCGACGCCGACGCCTTCGCCGGCCCCGCGCCCACCCAGATCGACCTCGACACCCCCCGGCACCGGGCCATCGCGCGCCGCCTCGCCGCCGAGTCCGTCGTCCTGCTGTCCAACGACGGCATCCTGCCGCTCGCCGGACGCCCCACCACCCCCCAGCGCGTCGCCGTCGTCGGACCCAACGCCCACCGCGCCGACGCCCTGATGGGCTGCTACTCGTTCGCCAACCACGTGCTCGCCCACCACCCCGAGCACGAGCTCGGCTTCGAGATCCCCACCGTCCTCGACGCCCTCGGCGGCGCGTTCGCCGACGCCGGCACCGCCCGACCCGCCCTCGTGCACGCCCGCGGCTGCGAGGTCGAGGGCGAGGACACCTCCGGGTTCGCCGAGGCCGTCGCCGCCGCGACGTCCTCCGACGTCGCCGTCGTCGTCGTCGGCGACCAGGCCGGCCTCTTCGGCCGCGGCTCCGTCGGCGAGGGCAACGACACCGAGACCCTCGACCTGCCCGGCGTGCAGCGCCAGCTCGTCGAGGAGATCGTCGCCACCGGCACCCCCGTCGTCATGGTCGTCGTCTCCGGACGCCCCTACGCCATCGACTGGGCGCTCGACGGCGACCGGCGCCCCGGCGCCGTCGTGCAGGCCTTCTTCCCCGGCGAGGAGGGCGGCACCGCGATCGCCGGCGTCCTCACCGGTGCCGTCAACCCCTCCGGCCGGCTCCCCGTCTCCCTGCCCCGCTCCGCCGGCGCGCAGCCCTACTCCTACCTGCACCCCGCCCTCGGCGGACCCAGCGACGTCACCTCCGCCGACTCCACGCCGCTGCGCCCCTTCGGGTTCGGCCTGTCGTACACCGAGTACGCGTACACCGACCTCGCCGTCGCCCCCACCGCGGGCACCGACGCCGGGATCACCGTGTCCGTCCGCGTCACCAACACCGGCGACGTCGACGGCGCCGACACCGTCCAGCTCTACGGCCGCGACGTCGTCGGGTCCGTGGCCCGACCCCTCGTGCAGCTCCTCGGCTACCGGCGCGTCCCGCTGGCCGCCGGCGAGTCCGCCGTCGTCACGTTCGACGTCCCCGCCACCCGCCTCGCCTTCACCGACCGTCGCGGCGTCCGCGTCGTCGAGCCCGGCGACCTCGAGGTGTGGGTCGGCTCCCACGTCGCCGCCGTCGCCGGCGACGCCCAGGAGCACGACGACGCCACCGGCGGCGCCATCTCCAACGCCAAGGCCGCCGCCAAGCGCGAGCTGCCCGGCAGCGCCACCGAGCGTGCCGTCGTCCGCCTCACCGGCGACGTCCACGCGCTCACCGGCGACGAGCCGCGCCTCGTCGGGGTCACCGTCACCCACGACTGA
- a CDS encoding response regulator → MSRDVVRVVLVDDHEVVRRGVADLLDAEPDIEVVGEAGSVTEALARVPALAPDVAVLDVRLPDGDGVGLCRELRSRTEVACLMLTSFDDDEALFDAILAGAAGYVLKQVRGTDLVAAIRTVAAGGSTLDPRAARLVMERLRAQEHPDADPLADLTEQERRVLALVGQGLTNRQIGERLFLAEKTVKNYVSNVLAKLGVERRVQAAVLAAKLEQRS, encoded by the coding sequence ATGAGCCGCGACGTCGTGCGCGTCGTCCTCGTGGACGACCACGAGGTGGTCCGTCGTGGCGTGGCGGACCTGCTGGACGCGGAGCCCGACATCGAGGTCGTGGGCGAGGCGGGCTCGGTCACCGAGGCGCTGGCGCGGGTCCCGGCGCTGGCGCCGGACGTGGCGGTGCTGGACGTGCGGCTGCCGGACGGCGACGGGGTGGGGCTGTGCCGCGAGCTGCGGTCCCGCACCGAGGTGGCGTGCCTCATGCTGACGTCGTTCGACGACGACGAGGCGCTGTTCGACGCGATCCTCGCGGGGGCGGCGGGGTACGTGCTCAAGCAGGTCCGGGGCACCGACCTGGTGGCGGCGATCCGCACGGTCGCAGCGGGCGGGTCGACGCTGGACCCGCGGGCGGCGCGGCTCGTCATGGAGCGGCTGCGGGCGCAGGAGCATCCGGACGCCGACCCGTTGGCCGACCTCACCGAGCAGGAGCGGCGCGTGCTCGCCCTGGTGGGGCAGGGGCTGACGAACCGGCAGATCGGGGAGCGCCTGTTCCTCGCGGAGAAGACGGTGAAGAACTACGTGTCGAACGTCCTGGCGAAGCTCGGCGTGGAGCGGCGCGTGCAGGCGGCGGTGCTCGCGGCGAAGCTCGAGCAGCGGTCCTGA
- a CDS encoding RNA-binding S4 domain-containing protein yields MRIDIWLWAVRLFKSRSVAATTLRSGRVRVNGTVAKPATSVQVGDRVTWRDPLRDRVVVVRELIPKRVGAPLAVKAYDDQSPPVPTREERAEVGLRDRGAGRPTKRERRDIDRLRGRR; encoded by the coding sequence ATGCGGATCGACATCTGGCTCTGGGCCGTCCGGCTCTTCAAGAGCCGTTCCGTCGCGGCGACGACGCTGCGCTCCGGCCGGGTCCGGGTCAACGGCACCGTGGCGAAACCCGCCACGTCCGTCCAGGTCGGCGACCGCGTGACCTGGCGCGACCCCCTGCGCGACCGGGTCGTCGTCGTCCGCGAGCTGATCCCCAAGCGGGTCGGCGCACCCCTCGCCGTCAAGGCCTACGACGACCAGAGCCCGCCCGTACCCACCCGCGAGGAGCGGGCCGAGGTCGGGCTGCGGGACCGTGGCGCCGGCCGGCCGACGAAGCGCGAGCGACGCGACATCGACCGGCTCCGCGGACGGCGGTAG
- a CDS encoding LacI family DNA-binding transcriptional regulator, with product MSTAAEPSAPSTAAPSFAGRVTISDVARVAGVSVATVSKVVNNRYGVAPATAERVLGVVAELGYESSLVARSLRRQSTNVVGVLVAEFEPYSTELLKGISSAVSGTGYELLAYSGGSDGGTVAGWERRSLSRLAGTLIDAAIVVTPTMVLSEANGIPVVAIDPHTGPEGTHTVDSDNTTGAREAVEHLIALGHRRIAHLGGRTDLESARLRELGYRQALDNAGIGVDPTLVRVGGYRPDTADTPARELLSRRDGERPTAVFAANDQSAIHVMEVAAELGLRVPEDLSVVGFDNVPESATVTPPLTTVAQPLHRMGAEALRMLLDVLEGAPREQHLRLPTSLVVRSSTGPAPA from the coding sequence GTGAGCACAGCCGCCGAGCCATCCGCCCCGAGCACGGCCGCCCCCTCGTTCGCGGGCCGCGTGACCATCTCCGACGTCGCGCGCGTCGCCGGGGTGTCCGTCGCCACCGTGTCCAAGGTCGTCAACAACCGCTACGGCGTCGCCCCCGCGACCGCCGAGCGGGTGCTCGGCGTCGTCGCCGAGCTCGGCTACGAGTCCTCCCTCGTCGCCCGCAGCCTGCGGCGGCAGTCCACCAACGTCGTCGGCGTGCTCGTCGCCGAGTTCGAGCCGTACTCGACCGAGCTGCTCAAGGGGATCTCGTCCGCCGTCAGCGGCACCGGCTACGAGCTGCTCGCCTACTCCGGCGGGTCCGACGGCGGCACCGTCGCCGGATGGGAACGGCGCTCCCTGTCCCGGCTCGCCGGCACCCTCATCGACGCCGCGATCGTCGTCACGCCCACGATGGTGCTGTCCGAGGCCAACGGCATCCCCGTCGTCGCCATCGACCCGCACACCGGGCCCGAGGGCACCCACACCGTCGACTCCGACAACACCACCGGCGCCCGCGAGGCCGTCGAGCACCTCATCGCGCTCGGCCACCGCCGCATCGCCCACCTGGGGGGCCGCACCGACCTCGAGTCCGCCCGCCTGCGCGAGCTCGGCTACCGGCAGGCGCTGGACAACGCCGGGATCGGCGTCGACCCCACCCTCGTGCGGGTCGGCGGCTACCGGCCCGACACCGCCGACACCCCCGCCCGCGAGCTGCTCAGCCGCCGCGACGGCGAACGCCCCACGGCCGTGTTCGCGGCCAACGACCAGTCGGCCATCCACGTCATGGAGGTCGCCGCCGAGCTGGGCCTGCGCGTCCCCGAGGACCTGTCCGTCGTCGGCTTCGACAACGTGCCCGAGTCCGCGACCGTCACGCCCCCGCTCACCACCGTCGCCCAGCCGCTGCACCGCATGGGCGCCGAGGCGCTGCGCATGCTGCTCGACGTCCTCGAGGGCGCCCCGCGCGAGCAGCACCTGCGGCTCCCGACGTCGCTCGTCGTGCGCTCCAGCACGGGACCCGCGCCCGCCTGA
- a CDS encoding extracellular solute-binding protein: MTRTMRRAGAVAMGATIALLATACAGQGTADQDTEETASAGGDVTIEWWHNSNTGEGKEYYDQVAADFEADNPGVTVQVEAMQHEDMVTKLQAAMQAGTDVPDVFMSRGGGELQNDVDAGLLRDLTTDASDTIEKISSFAGQYTVDDKVYALPFSMGIVGFWYNKDLFEQAGISDVSQSPTVEEFDGYLDKLEAAGIDPISVGAGDKWPAAHYWYYGVVRECAFDTVEAAIESGDYSDECFIKAGEDVENIIAAEPFNPGFLGTAAQSGPTSASGLLASERVGMELAGHWEPGVVGGLREDQKVPDWLGWFAFPTFDGQAGNPSDQMGGGDAWAVSQDAPDAAVDFAAYLLSDEVQTGFAELDMGLPTNPAATGSLSNETLAQLIPVRDGGGETQLYLDTRLGQSVGSAMNDAIALMFAGEAGPQDVVDAIEEAAAAQG, encoded by the coding sequence ATGACGAGGACAATGCGACGCGCAGGCGCGGTCGCGATGGGCGCCACCATCGCCCTCCTGGCCACGGCATGCGCCGGCCAGGGCACCGCTGACCAGGACACCGAGGAGACCGCCAGCGCCGGCGGCGACGTCACCATCGAGTGGTGGCACAACTCCAACACCGGTGAGGGCAAGGAGTACTACGACCAGGTGGCCGCCGACTTCGAGGCCGACAACCCGGGCGTCACCGTCCAGGTCGAGGCCATGCAGCACGAGGACATGGTCACCAAGCTGCAGGCCGCCATGCAGGCCGGAACCGACGTCCCCGACGTCTTCATGAGCCGCGGCGGCGGCGAGCTGCAGAACGACGTCGACGCCGGTCTCCTGCGCGACCTCACCACCGACGCCTCCGACACCATCGAGAAGATCTCGTCGTTCGCCGGGCAGTACACGGTCGACGACAAGGTCTACGCCCTGCCGTTCTCCATGGGCATCGTCGGCTTCTGGTACAACAAGGACCTCTTCGAGCAGGCCGGCATCTCCGACGTCTCGCAGAGCCCCACCGTCGAGGAGTTCGACGGCTACCTCGACAAGCTCGAGGCCGCGGGCATCGACCCGATCTCCGTCGGCGCCGGCGACAAGTGGCCCGCCGCCCACTACTGGTACTACGGCGTCGTCCGCGAGTGCGCCTTCGACACCGTCGAGGCCGCCATCGAGTCCGGCGACTACTCCGACGAGTGCTTCATCAAGGCCGGCGAGGACGTCGAGAACATCATCGCCGCCGAGCCGTTCAACCCCGGCTTCCTCGGCACCGCCGCGCAGTCCGGCCCGACGTCCGCCTCCGGCCTGCTCGCCTCCGAGCGCGTCGGCATGGAGCTCGCCGGCCACTGGGAGCCCGGCGTCGTCGGCGGCCTGCGCGAGGACCAGAAGGTCCCCGACTGGCTGGGCTGGTTCGCCTTCCCGACGTTCGACGGCCAGGCCGGCAACCCGTCCGACCAGATGGGTGGCGGTGACGCCTGGGCCGTGTCCCAGGACGCCCCCGACGCCGCGGTCGACTTCGCCGCGTACCTGCTGAGCGACGAGGTGCAGACCGGATTCGCCGAGCTCGACATGGGCCTGCCCACCAACCCGGCCGCGACCGGCTCCCTGTCCAACGAGACGCTCGCCCAGCTCATCCCCGTCCGCGACGGCGGCGGCGAGACCCAGCTCTACCTGGACACCCGGCTCGGGCAGTCCGTCGGCAGCGCGATGAACGACGCGATCGCCCTGATGTTCGCCGGCGAGGCGGGCCCGCAGGACGTCGTCGACGCCATCGAAGAAGCCGCAGCGGCGCAGGGGTGA
- a CDS encoding NUDIX domain-containing protein, with protein MARTSAGLLLHRDPGTGVEVLLGHMGGPFWARKDAGAWTVLKGEVEDGEDPHAAAVREASEELGLPLPPSSDDVDLGEVRQRSGKRVLAWARVWPPPWPDLAAARSNTVEVAWPPRSGRTVEVPEIDRYAWLDPDEARRLVVPAQAAFVDRLLELLTTGAEA; from the coding sequence ATGGCGAGGACCAGCGCGGGGCTGCTGCTCCACCGCGACCCCGGGACCGGCGTCGAGGTGCTGCTCGGGCACATGGGTGGACCCTTCTGGGCGCGCAAGGACGCGGGCGCGTGGACGGTGCTCAAGGGCGAGGTCGAGGACGGCGAGGACCCCCACGCCGCCGCCGTGCGGGAGGCCTCCGAGGAGCTCGGGCTCCCGCTGCCGCCGTCGTCCGACGACGTCGACCTGGGCGAGGTCCGGCAGCGGTCGGGCAAGAGGGTGCTCGCCTGGGCGCGGGTCTGGCCGCCGCCCTGGCCGGACCTGGCCGCCGCACGGAGCAACACCGTCGAGGTCGCGTGGCCGCCCCGCTCCGGCCGCACGGTCGAGGTGCCGGAGATCGACCGGTACGCCTGGCTCGACCCCGACGAGGCGCGGCGCCTGGTCGTCCCCGCCCAGGCGGCGTTCGTGGACCGTCTGCTGGAGCTGCTCACCACGGGGGCCGAGGCATGA
- a CDS encoding carbohydrate ABC transporter permease encodes MATTTRPPATTAPEPQPTSRRRGGARRFQGGSPLVYAVAFVVVCATLGPVLYGVLSGFRTNGQLTESPAALPDPWVFTNYTGVITNPSFWQYTLNSVVIAVITTAIVVIFGVMAAYPLARYTFKGREALFMVFVAGLLFPATVAVIPLFILLTQNFGLGNSWWGVALPQAAFALPMTVVILRPFLQALPKELEEAAQLDGTSRIGFFWRILLPLSGPGMVTVGVLAFVGSWNAYLLPLLLLQGDMKTLPLGVADFSSEHSADTAGVFAFTTLAMIPALVFFLAMQKRIVNGLQGAVKG; translated from the coding sequence ATGGCCACGACGACCCGACCGCCCGCCACCACGGCGCCGGAGCCGCAGCCGACCTCGCGCCGCCGCGGCGGCGCCCGCCGCTTCCAGGGCGGCAGCCCCCTCGTCTACGCCGTGGCCTTCGTCGTCGTCTGCGCGACCCTCGGTCCCGTCCTGTACGGCGTGCTCAGCGGCTTCCGCACCAACGGGCAGCTCACCGAGTCGCCCGCCGCGCTGCCGGACCCCTGGGTGTTCACCAACTACACGGGCGTCATCACCAACCCGTCCTTCTGGCAGTACACCCTCAACTCGGTGGTCATCGCGGTCATCACCACCGCGATCGTCGTGATCTTCGGCGTCATGGCCGCGTACCCGCTGGCGCGCTACACCTTCAAGGGCCGCGAGGCGCTGTTCATGGTGTTCGTCGCCGGGCTGCTCTTCCCGGCCACCGTCGCCGTCATCCCGCTGTTCATCCTCCTCACGCAGAACTTCGGCCTGGGGAACAGCTGGTGGGGCGTCGCGCTGCCGCAGGCCGCGTTCGCGCTGCCCATGACCGTCGTCATCCTGCGCCCGTTCCTGCAGGCCCTGCCCAAGGAGCTCGAGGAGGCCGCCCAGCTCGACGGCACCAGCCGCATCGGGTTCTTCTGGCGGATCCTCCTGCCGCTGTCCGGACCCGGCATGGTCACCGTCGGCGTCCTCGCGTTCGTCGGCTCCTGGAACGCCTACCTGCTGCCGCTGCTCCTGCTGCAGGGCGACATGAAGACGCTGCCCCTCGGCGTCGCCGACTTCTCCTCCGAGCACTCCGCCGACACGGCCGGCGTGTTCGCCTTCACCACGCTCGCGATGATCCCCGCGCTCGTCTTCTTCCTGGCCATGCAGAAGCGCATCGTCAACGGACTCCAGGGTGCGGTCAAGGGATGA